A single genomic interval of Picosynechococcus sp. PCC 7003 harbors:
- a CDS encoding translation initiation factor, whose protein sequence is MARKKVVYQEFGNTVADDTPEIIDLPPQQQSPRIQASRSGRKGKTVTVIAGLQHSPETLQKLLKQLKNKCGSGGTLKDNTLEIQGDHRQSILAFLLDQGYKAKISGG, encoded by the coding sequence ATGGCACGCAAAAAAGTTGTCTATCAAGAATTTGGTAACACCGTCGCAGACGATACCCCGGAGATTATCGATCTGCCGCCCCAACAACAAAGTCCCCGCATCCAAGCGAGCCGTTCTGGTCGTAAGGGCAAGACTGTGACTGTGATTGCAGGATTACAACATTCCCCAGAGACGTTACAAAAACTCTTAAAGCAGCTAAAAAATAAATGCGGCTCCGGTGGCACCCTTAAAGACAATACCCTGGAAATTCAAGGGGATCACCGCCAGTCGATTCTCGCATTCCTCCTTGATCAAGGTTACAAGGCGAAAATTAGCGGTGGTTAG
- the psb34 gene encoding photosystem II assembly protein Psb34 produces the protein MMIESPGDLKIDKFEGATMRYMEDEDGKLNNFAQEPKMYQAEAKTAKEQKNLLVIGILGGVLVVALIGVTVLISG, from the coding sequence ATGATGATCGAATCCCCTGGGGATTTAAAGATTGACAAATTTGAAGGAGCCACCATGCGCTACATGGAAGATGAAGACGGTAAGCTGAATAATTTTGCCCAAGAGCCCAAAATGTACCAAGCAGAGGCAAAAACAGCCAAAGAACAAAAAAATTTGCTGGTTATTGGTATTTTAGGAGGTGTACTGGTGGTGGCGCTCATTGGCGTTACGGTCCTGATTTCAGGCTAA
- a CDS encoding ABC-2 family transporter protein, with translation MVRSPFRKAQVLFTTYYAYMVEYRAELFFWVLNSSLPIILLGVWTEASNQVELPLSAIEFARYFIAVFFIRQLTLVWVIWEFEKEVSQGKLSFALLQPIDPVWRHFASHVSERFARLPFSIALVLLFFALYPQAFWVPSLTQVLLCILTAAIAFGLRFLLQYTFAMAAFWVERASAIEQIWFLFYIFLSGYIAPLETFPPLMKEIALLTPFPYVVYFPSAILMGLPVRLTEGFIVMGVWSLIFYGLNRYFWRKGLKHYSGMGA, from the coding sequence ATGGTGCGATCGCCGTTCCGAAAAGCACAGGTTTTATTCACCACCTACTATGCCTACATGGTGGAATATCGGGCCGAGCTATTTTTTTGGGTGCTCAACTCATCCTTGCCGATTATCCTGTTGGGGGTGTGGACAGAAGCCTCCAACCAAGTAGAGTTGCCCCTGTCTGCGATTGAATTCGCCCGCTACTTTATCGCTGTCTTTTTTATTCGCCAACTGACCCTCGTCTGGGTAATCTGGGAATTTGAAAAGGAAGTCTCCCAGGGAAAACTGTCCTTTGCCCTGCTCCAGCCCATTGACCCCGTCTGGCGGCACTTTGCGAGCCATGTGTCAGAACGGTTTGCGCGCTTGCCCTTTAGTATTGCCCTGGTACTCTTGTTTTTCGCCCTTTATCCCCAAGCTTTTTGGGTACCGAGTCTAACCCAGGTGTTGCTCTGTATTCTCACAGCGGCGATCGCCTTTGGTCTTCGTTTTCTGTTGCAATACACTTTTGCTATGGCGGCTTTTTGGGTGGAACGGGCCAGTGCCATCGAACAAATTTGGTTTTTGTTTTATATTTTCCTGTCTGGCTATATCGCTCCCCTCGAAACCTTTCCCCCTTTAATGAAGGAAATTGCCCTGTTGACCCCTTTTCCCTATGTGGTGTATTTTCCTTCAGCGATTTTAATGGGGTTGCCGGTGCGCCTCACCGAAGGCTTCATTGTCATGGGCGTTTGGAGCCTGATTTTCTATGGTCTTAATCGCTACTTTTGGCGCAAAGGTTTGAAACATTACTCTGGCATGGGTGCTTAG
- a CDS encoding DNA topoisomerase (ATP-hydrolyzing) subunit A, protein MAQQLDLLQSGHIIPTALHVEMEQSYLEYAMSVIVGRALPDVRDGLKPVHRRILYAMYELGLSPDRPYRKCARVVGDVLGKYHPHGDQSVYDALVRLVQDFSTRYPLLAGHGNFGSIDNDPPAAMRYTETRLSPLSFEAMLAQISEDIVDFTDNFDGSQQEPVVLPVQLPVLLLNGSSGIAVGMATNMPPHNLGEVVDGLITLIDRPDIEDEKLWEVIPAPDFPTGGEIVDLAGVRDAYRTGRGIIPMRGIVHLEVLQVGKKRKRDVNALVVTELPYQVNKAGWIEKLADLVNDGKISGISDIRDESDRQGMRVVIELKRDAEPEQILKLLYKKTALQSNFGAILLSLVDNQPRQLSLKAILQEFLKFRVETLTRQYEYELAQKETRQHSVEGLLLALNNLDAVIEILRNAADGTTAKQQFQGELGFSESQSDAILAMPMRRLTGLERQKLEQEFAELTTEIAKLNKLLGDRHELLKALKRELRSLKRKFADPRRTRLPETPAPEAKSAPANADPAAAPETPKKKRKSRKKEEPALTLLPQLTETSHVAIAASGGVYWGNDDAGLLDEEPTIFKAQIGSQENLIVCTDQGKAFPVAIADLPYQEQRDKSQLVDLLPDHALRDNHQPITQFLLPDNLAAYDLLLLTAQGRIKRLPAVELDSFTSRGLSLIKLKDKDTLKFACFVKGGDQVAIAVSSGRVLHLPVNDSEIPVMGRTSQGNQALRLRFNEQIVACVPCQRNSELYLISEEGYGKKLAASSLRLGKRGDMGNHVMRFESKTDLLLDLFVPDQQDSLLVKDAQENLDLLPLSKFNLAEKDSAGQRLVKLTGGDRLVNCYLSGS, encoded by the coding sequence ATGGCACAACAACTTGATCTGCTCCAGTCCGGTCACATTATCCCAACAGCGCTCCATGTGGAAATGGAACAGTCCTATCTGGAATATGCGATGAGTGTGATCGTTGGACGCGCCTTGCCAGATGTGCGGGACGGCCTTAAACCAGTGCATCGCCGAATTTTGTATGCAATGTATGAGTTAGGCTTAAGTCCGGATCGTCCTTACCGGAAATGTGCGCGGGTCGTCGGGGATGTGTTGGGGAAGTACCATCCCCATGGCGATCAGTCCGTTTATGATGCCTTGGTACGGTTGGTACAGGATTTTTCAACGCGCTATCCGTTGTTGGCAGGCCATGGAAATTTTGGCTCCATTGATAATGATCCGCCAGCGGCGATGCGTTATACCGAAACACGGTTATCACCCCTCAGTTTTGAGGCGATGTTGGCGCAGATTAGCGAAGATATCGTTGATTTTACGGACAATTTCGATGGGTCTCAGCAAGAGCCTGTTGTCTTACCAGTGCAGTTGCCAGTGCTGTTGCTGAACGGTTCATCGGGGATTGCGGTGGGCATGGCCACGAATATGCCGCCGCACAATTTAGGGGAAGTGGTGGATGGGTTGATTACCCTGATTGATCGGCCTGACATTGAAGATGAAAAATTATGGGAAGTGATCCCGGCACCGGATTTTCCGACGGGAGGTGAGATCGTTGATCTCGCTGGGGTACGTGACGCTTACCGGACGGGACGAGGAATTATTCCGATGCGGGGCATTGTCCACTTGGAAGTGCTGCAGGTGGGTAAGAAACGAAAACGGGATGTGAATGCGCTAGTGGTGACGGAACTGCCTTACCAAGTGAATAAGGCAGGCTGGATCGAAAAGTTGGCGGATCTGGTGAACGATGGCAAAATTTCGGGGATTTCGGATATTCGGGATGAGAGCGATCGCCAAGGGATGCGGGTGGTGATTGAACTGAAGCGGGATGCAGAACCGGAACAGATTTTGAAACTGCTCTATAAAAAAACGGCGCTCCAGTCGAATTTTGGGGCGATTTTGTTATCTCTAGTGGATAATCAGCCCCGTCAGTTATCATTAAAAGCGATTTTGCAGGAATTCCTTAAATTTCGCGTCGAGACCCTCACCCGTCAGTATGAGTATGAGTTGGCCCAAAAGGAAACCCGACAACATTCGGTGGAGGGGTTATTGCTCGCGCTGAATAATTTGGACGCAGTTATTGAAATTTTGCGCAACGCGGCGGATGGCACCACAGCAAAACAGCAGTTCCAAGGAGAACTGGGGTTTAGTGAAAGTCAGTCCGATGCAATTTTAGCAATGCCCATGCGGCGCTTAACGGGTTTGGAACGCCAAAAACTGGAACAGGAATTTGCAGAACTGACTACAGAAATTGCCAAATTGAATAAACTGTTGGGCGATCGCCATGAGTTGTTAAAGGCACTCAAGCGGGAATTGCGCAGTTTAAAACGAAAATTTGCCGATCCGCGTCGTACCCGTTTACCGGAGACCCCAGCACCAGAGGCGAAATCTGCTCCGGCCAATGCTGATCCCGCCGCCGCACCAGAAACCCCGAAGAAAAAACGAAAATCCCGCAAAAAAGAGGAGCCTGCCCTCACATTGCTGCCGCAATTGACGGAGACTTCCCATGTGGCGATCGCCGCGTCGGGGGGGGTGTACTGGGGCAATGATGATGCGGGGTTATTGGATGAGGAACCGACTATTTTTAAGGCGCAGATTGGCAGCCAGGAAAATTTAATTGTCTGCACCGATCAAGGGAAAGCCTTTCCGGTGGCGATCGCCGATTTGCCCTACCAAGAGCAGCGAGATAAATCCCAATTAGTTGATTTATTGCCGGATCACGCCCTACGAGACAATCATCAACCCATTACCCAGTTTTTGCTGCCCGATAATTTAGCAGCATACGATTTACTGTTACTTACGGCCCAGGGACGAATTAAGCGTTTACCAGCGGTGGAATTAGACAGTTTTACCAGCCGTGGTTTGAGTCTGATTAAGCTCAAAGACAAGGACACCCTCAAATTTGCTTGCTTTGTCAAAGGGGGAGATCAGGTGGCGATCGCCGTCAGCAGTGGACGCGTTTTACATTTACCCGTCAACGACTCCGAAATTCCCGTCATGGGTCGCACTTCCCAAGGGAACCAAGCCCTCCGCCTGCGATTTAACGAACAAATTGTCGCCTGTGTGCCCTGCCAGCGAAACAGTGAACTTTATCTGATTTCCGAAGAAGGTTACGGCAAAAAATTAGCCGCCAGCAGCTTACGGCTTGGTAAACGGGGCGATATGGGCAACCATGTAATGCGTTTTGAGTCGAAAACAGACCTCTTGCTGGATCTCTTTGTGCCCGATCAGCAGGACTCCCTACTAGTAAAAGATGCCCAAGAAAATCTCGACCTGTTGCCCTTAAGTAAATTTAACTTGGCTGAAAAGGATAGCGCGGGACAAAGACTGGTGAAATTAACCGGGGGCGATCGCCTCGTTAATTGTTATCTGAGTGGGTCGTAG
- a CDS encoding response regulator gives MATILIVEDDPINVRVFSTILKKRGQFEVLCSEDVGEIMALTSAGKVDLVMMDVSLTASLYEGESVDGIRITQMLKADPQTKNIPVILVTAHAMQGDRETFLSKSGAEDYISKPVVNYDDFLQQIRRLIGE, from the coding sequence ATGGCCACAATATTGATAGTTGAAGATGATCCGATTAATGTGCGTGTTTTCAGCACGATTTTGAAAAAGCGAGGCCAGTTTGAGGTGCTCTGCTCTGAGGATGTCGGGGAAATTATGGCCTTAACGTCAGCGGGAAAGGTTGATCTGGTGATGATGGACGTCTCTTTGACGGCGAGCCTCTATGAAGGGGAGTCAGTTGATGGGATTCGGATTACCCAAATGCTTAAGGCGGATCCCCAGACGAAGAACATTCCAGTTATTTTAGTGACGGCCCACGCAATGCAAGGCGATCGCGAAACGTTTCTCAGCAAGAGTGGGGCTGAGGATTATATTTCTAAGCCAGTGGTTAATTATGATGATTTTTTGCAGCAGATTCGTCGCCTGATTGGGGAGTAA
- the crtB gene encoding 15-cis-phytoene synthase CrtB: MLQLSRLQPSPPTASSFISREEAYEYCRTVTAMYSKTFYLGTLLMPKEKREAIWAIYVWCRRTDELVDGPEAVNTTPETLDQWERDLESVFAGQPVADPDVALVDSLNRFPLDIQPFRDMIAGQRMDLYRSRYETFEDLELYCYRVAGTVGLMSGAVMGLENRTNTAPWNSQIQAQMPTEEAIALGIANQLTNILRDVGEDRGRGRIYLPLEDLALFNYSEKDLFAGVIDERWRSLMKFQIKRARHYYQIAERGIRALHPDARWPVWSALMLYQGILDIIEKNDYDVFNRRAYVPTAKKMVYLPVALLRSQVL; the protein is encoded by the coding sequence ATGCTGCAATTGTCTAGACTTCAACCTTCTCCACCCACTGCCTCATCCTTCATTTCCCGTGAAGAGGCCTACGAATATTGTCGTACTGTTACGGCGATGTATTCTAAGACGTTTTACCTAGGCACTCTCCTCATGCCCAAGGAAAAGCGCGAGGCGATTTGGGCCATTTATGTCTGGTGTCGCCGCACCGATGAACTGGTTGATGGGCCAGAGGCAGTCAATACCACCCCAGAAACCCTCGATCAGTGGGAACGGGATCTTGAATCTGTATTTGCGGGGCAACCGGTTGCGGATCCAGATGTGGCTCTGGTGGACAGCTTGAACCGTTTCCCCCTCGATATCCAGCCCTTTCGGGACATGATTGCTGGGCAGCGCATGGATTTGTACCGGAGTCGCTATGAAACGTTTGAAGACCTAGAGCTTTATTGCTATCGAGTCGCTGGAACGGTGGGTCTGATGTCCGGAGCGGTTATGGGTTTAGAAAATCGCACAAATACGGCTCCCTGGAATAGTCAAATTCAGGCTCAAATGCCAACAGAGGAGGCGATCGCCCTTGGGATTGCCAACCAATTAACAAATATTCTCAGGGATGTGGGGGAAGACCGGGGTCGCGGTCGCATTTACCTTCCCCTAGAAGATTTAGCGCTATTTAATTATTCTGAAAAGGATTTGTTTGCTGGAGTGATTGATGAGCGGTGGCGATCGCTGATGAAATTCCAAATTAAGCGGGCCCGCCACTATTATCAAATTGCCGAGCGGGGGATTCGAGCCCTCCACCCCGATGCCCGTTGGCCGGTGTGGTCTGCCTTGATGCTGTACCAAGGGATCCTCGATATCATCGAGAAAAACGACTACGATGTTTTTAACCGCCGTGCCTATGTGCCGACGGCGAAGAAAATGGTTTATCTGCCCGTCGCCCTACTGCGATCACAGGTGTTGTAG
- the pds gene encoding 15-cis-phytoene desaturase — protein MRVAIAGAGLAGLSCAKYLVDAGHTPIVLERRDVLGGKVAAWQDEDGDWYETGLHIFFGAYPNMLQLFKELDIEDRLQWKEHTMIFNQPDAPGTYSRFDFPDLPAPINGVFAILRNNDMLTWEEKIKFGIGLIPAMVQGQKYVEEMDQYSWSEWMKKQGIPERVEKEVFIAMSKALNFINPDEISATILLTALNRFLQEKNGSKMAFLDGSPTERLCQPIVDYITERGGEVHLNRPLKEIQLNDDGSVKGFLLRGLNGAEDEFFAADAYVSAMPVDPLKVMLPNPWKEMPFFQKLDGLEGVPVINLHMWFDRKLTDVDHLLFSRSPLLSVYADMSNTCRGYYSDKSMLELVLAPAKDWISKSDEEIIAATMEELKQLFPDDFTGDNQAKLLKYHVVKTPRSVYKSTPGRQDHRPSQETPISNFFLTGDYTMQRYLASMEGAVLSGKLTAQAVAKAAETTLADQATTVSVAA, from the coding sequence ATGCGAGTTGCGATCGCCGGAGCCGGATTAGCAGGATTATCCTGTGCGAAATACCTTGTTGATGCAGGACATACTCCGATTGTCCTCGAAAGAAGAGACGTTCTCGGTGGCAAAGTCGCCGCATGGCAAGACGAAGATGGTGACTGGTATGAAACTGGTCTACATATCTTTTTCGGCGCTTATCCCAATATGCTCCAACTATTCAAAGAACTCGACATCGAAGATCGTCTGCAGTGGAAAGAACACACGATGATCTTCAACCAACCCGATGCCCCCGGAACCTATTCCCGGTTTGACTTTCCCGATCTGCCCGCTCCCATCAACGGCGTGTTTGCCATCCTCCGCAACAACGACATGCTCACCTGGGAAGAAAAAATCAAATTTGGCATCGGCTTAATTCCGGCGATGGTCCAAGGTCAAAAATATGTCGAAGAAATGGATCAATATTCCTGGTCCGAATGGATGAAAAAACAGGGCATTCCAGAACGGGTCGAAAAGGAAGTTTTTATCGCCATGTCTAAGGCGCTGAACTTTATCAACCCCGACGAAATTTCTGCCACCATTTTGCTCACCGCCCTGAACCGCTTCCTCCAAGAAAAGAACGGCTCGAAAATGGCGTTCCTCGATGGCTCCCCCACAGAGCGTTTATGCCAACCCATTGTGGACTACATCACCGAGCGGGGCGGCGAAGTTCATCTCAATCGTCCCCTCAAGGAAATTCAACTCAACGATGACGGTTCTGTAAAAGGCTTTCTCCTGCGCGGCTTAAATGGGGCCGAAGACGAATTTTTTGCCGCCGATGCCTACGTTTCAGCAATGCCCGTCGATCCACTCAAGGTAATGTTGCCGAACCCCTGGAAAGAAATGCCCTTTTTCCAGAAACTGGATGGCCTCGAAGGAGTTCCGGTCATCAACCTGCATATGTGGTTTGATCGCAAATTAACCGATGTGGATCACCTCCTTTTCTCGCGATCGCCCCTCCTTAGCGTCTATGCCGACATGAGTAATACTTGCCGTGGTTACTATAGCGACAAATCCATGTTGGAGTTGGTCTTAGCCCCCGCAAAAGACTGGATCAGCAAGTCCGACGAAGAGATCATCGCCGCCACCATGGAAGAATTAAAACAACTCTTCCCCGATGACTTTACGGGCGATAATCAAGCCAAGCTTTTGAAGTACCATGTGGTGAAAACCCCCCGCTCTGTCTACAAGTCAACCCCCGGTCGCCAAGATCACCGTCCTTCCCAAGAGACGCCCATCTCCAACTTCTTCCTCACTGGGGACTACACAATGCAGCGCTATCTCGCCAGCATGGAAGGAGCTGTCCTCTCCGGGAAACTCACCGCCCAAGCCGTTGCTAAAGCGGCTGAAACCACCCTTGCTGACCAGGCCACCACTGTTTCCGTTGCCGCATAA
- a CDS encoding universal stress protein has product MFHSALVCTDFSDGLDRLTGCIANLVQGGLSRIVFFHSVPLWTEGNIPRIDKEKVAAAQAHLSKALTQVPAGADVKVEIVSGNALDNIPQVIEQYQCDVILVGTPIKNLVQEKMFGSTSLGLIKSLKKPIMILRPQIVSTYTREELALRCRHLWRYLLLPYNGSDEAKYLVEQVKAFAQDAPQGAIANCFLLSVLDNSGIQRIQIEYLQKEAEEKLAKVKEELEALGLTVKTAVKIGNPLSETLDIAVKEDISAIAIASKPRNQLLELTVHSYASDLLHRSWFPTLFFPM; this is encoded by the coding sequence ATGTTTCATAGCGCCTTAGTCTGTACAGATTTTTCCGATGGCTTAGATCGACTCACTGGCTGCATCGCAAATCTGGTACAGGGAGGACTATCCCGGATTGTTTTTTTTCATAGTGTGCCCCTCTGGACGGAAGGTAATATCCCCCGCATTGACAAAGAAAAGGTTGCCGCTGCCCAAGCCCATCTTTCCAAGGCCCTAACTCAGGTGCCGGCTGGTGCAGATGTAAAAGTAGAAATTGTTTCTGGGAATGCCCTTGATAATATTCCCCAAGTCATTGAGCAATATCAATGTGATGTCATCTTGGTGGGCACCCCCATCAAAAATTTAGTCCAAGAAAAAATGTTCGGTAGCACGAGCCTGGGCCTGATTAAATCTCTCAAAAAGCCGATCATGATCCTCCGGCCCCAGATTGTCTCGACCTACACCCGTGAGGAGTTGGCGCTGCGTTGCCGCCATCTGTGGCGATATCTGCTGCTTCCCTACAATGGCAGTGATGAAGCGAAGTATCTGGTTGAACAGGTTAAGGCTTTTGCGCAAGATGCGCCCCAAGGGGCGATCGCCAATTGTTTTTTGTTGTCTGTCCTCGATAATTCTGGTATCCAGCGGATTCAGATTGAATATCTGCAAAAGGAGGCCGAGGAAAAACTGGCGAAGGTCAAAGAAGAGCTAGAAGCCCTGGGACTGACGGTCAAAACCGCCGTTAAAATTGGCAATCCCCTCAGTGAAACCCTTGATATTGCCGTCAAAGAAGATATCAGTGCGATCGCCATCGCCAGCAAACCCCGCAATCAACTCCTGGAACTCACGGTGCATAGCTATGCCAGCGATTTGTTGCACCGCAGTTGGTTCCCGACCCTATTTTTCCCGATGTAG
- a CDS encoding NblA/ycf18 family protein, producing the protein MFPTNNELSLEQQFSLRSFESQVQQMNREQALEHLVKLYEQMLSRENMYKEVIKHQWGL; encoded by the coding sequence ATGTTTCCAACAAACAACGAACTCTCATTAGAGCAACAATTCAGCCTCCGTTCCTTCGAAAGCCAAGTGCAACAGATGAATCGTGAGCAAGCCCTAGAACATCTCGTGAAACTTTATGAACAAATGCTCTCACGGGAAAATATGTACAAAGAGGTAATCAAGCACCAATGGGGACTCTAG
- a CDS encoding DUF72 domain-containing protein, which yields MVQEFRLGCAVWAYRGWLGDFYPRGSAAKDFLRLYGDRLHAVEGNTTFYAVPSAETVTRWREQTPPEFRFCLKFPQTVTHQGPLMAQLDQAKAFIDRVEPLGDRLGCIFAQLPPYYSPNYYGDLQAFLLALADCPITLGVEVRHLDWFQAPHRDRLDALLAHHGVSKVLLDTRPIYNCSDNPQAHSQRPKPEVPLIPTVTNQKAIVRFISHPKRSLNQPYFEQWCQQIQQWYAAGYSTYFFMHCPIEDHSPGHALYFQEKLQQSQIPVPPLPWQKLIPEPEQLSLF from the coding sequence GTGGTGCAGGAATTTCGTTTGGGATGTGCGGTCTGGGCCTACCGCGGTTGGTTAGGGGATTTTTACCCCAGAGGCAGTGCCGCGAAGGATTTTTTGAGGCTCTATGGCGATCGCCTCCATGCCGTGGAAGGAAATACAACATTTTATGCGGTGCCCTCTGCCGAAACAGTGACACGCTGGCGGGAACAAACGCCCCCCGAATTCCGCTTTTGTTTGAAATTTCCCCAGACCGTGACCCACCAAGGCCCATTAATGGCTCAATTAGACCAAGCAAAGGCGTTTATCGACCGGGTTGAGCCCTTAGGCGATCGCCTAGGCTGTATCTTTGCCCAGCTTCCCCCTTACTATTCCCCGAATTACTATGGCGATCTACAAGCATTTCTACTCGCTTTAGCAGATTGTCCCATCACCCTAGGTGTGGAAGTACGCCACCTCGACTGGTTTCAAGCGCCCCACCGCGATCGCCTCGACGCCCTCCTCGCCCATCATGGCGTGAGTAAAGTGCTATTAGATACCCGCCCAATTTACAACTGCTCCGATAATCCCCAGGCCCATTCCCAACGTCCCAAACCAGAAGTGCCCTTGATCCCAACAGTAACGAACCAGAAGGCCATTGTCCGCTTCATCAGCCACCCCAAACGTTCCTTAAATCAGCCCTACTTTGAGCAGTGGTGTCAGCAGATTCAACAATGGTATGCCGCCGGCTACTCTACTTATTTCTTCATGCACTGTCCCATCGAAGATCACTCCCCCGGCCATGCCCTCTACTTTCAAGAAAAACTGCAACAGTCCCAAATTCCCGTGCCACCTCTCCCCTGGCAGAAACTCATCCCCGAACCCGAACAACTCAGTCTCTTCTAA